Within Verrucomicrobiota bacterium, the genomic segment CGAGCCGGTGGTGACACTCCACCACTTCACTCATCCCGCCTGGCTGGGGATCGATGCGTGGCTCGACCGCGGAACGATCGGAAAGTTTCTCCACTTCGTTGAGAAGACGGTCGGATACCTGCTGAAGGTACTCCCCGAAAAATATGGCGTCTTGCCGCCACGTTGGTTCATCACGATCAATGAGCCGAACCTGCTTGCCGCGAGCAGCTACTTCAACGGTTCCTTCCCGACTGGTAAGGAAACAAAGAAGAATCCGGCTCAATCAATCACCTGCGTCTCTCATCTGATGGAGGCGCATGTTCTGGCTTACCGGCTGATTCACCGTCTCTACCGGGAGCATGGGAAGATCGGCGACCTGGCTCCCAAGGTGAGCTTCAACAACTATTGCAGTGACCTGTATTGGAACGATCAGGCATGGATGGACCTGCTCTTTGCGCGCTCGCGGGGCATTGCCAGGGAGCATCTCATGTCCTATCTCTGGAAGCAGACCTGGATGCTTGACGAGGCATTTTTCAAGGCACGGCTTCCTATCCGGCCGATGATCCGGTTTTGGTTGGGCGAGTTGTTGAAGAAGCTGCATCACTTGGTTGCCTTTTCCTACACCTCCGAGCCTGCCTGGAAGCAACTCCTGGACGTCCTCTATGACCCTGCAGAGGCCGATCAAGCACCGCTCGATTACATTGCCTTCGACTACTATGATCCGTTCATCGCTCATGCGCTCCGCTGGCCCAGGTGGAACGATCTGTTTCACAAGCACCGTCATCAGCATGTGCCGATCCCTCCTCCGTTCCATGAACGACTGCTCGAGAGCATCACCAACAAATGGTGGGACTGGCGACTGCTGCCCGAGGGGCTGACATTCTTTGTCAGTATCCTGGAGCGCTTCAATCTGCCGATCATGATCGCGGAGAACGGCATCGCCTATCGCTCGGACCCGCGCCGTCACTACGGCAGGAGGGATAATCTTCTAAGGAGTGATTTTTTGCGCAGTCACATCGCGGTGGTTAAGGAATTGAAGTCCAAGGGCTGGCCTCTCATCGGCTACTTCTACTGGTCACTCATGGATAACTACGAGTGGGGGTCTTACGCGCCCAGGTTCGGTCTCTACTCCCGGACTCGCGAGGCGGTGGACTTCATGGGCGACAAT encodes:
- a CDS encoding family 1 glycosylhydrolase, with protein sequence MISSSHDKWPGQKPRPENIRLTEGEEFLWGVSTSAYQHEGGVNGEGEPQNNWAWAEREERVDPAGSAADFWSRAEEDFERCRELGINAFRLSLSWERIQPTRELTTDGLPSQEPPPPFDEGALERYAEILAACRKEGLEPVVTLHHFTHPAWLGIDAWLDRGTIGKFLHFVEKTVGYLLKVLPEKYGVLPPRWFITINEPNLLAASSYFNGSFPTGKETKKNPAQSITCVSHLMEAHVLAYRLIHRLYREHGKIGDLAPKVSFNNYCSDLYWNDQAWMDLLFARSRGIAREHLMSYLWKQTWMLDEAFFKARLPIRPMIRFWLGELLKKLHHLVAFSYTSEPAWKQLLDVLYDPAEADQAPLDYIAFDYYDPFIAHALRWPRWNDLFHKHRHQHVPIPPPFHERLLESITNKWWDWRLLPEGLTFFVSILERFNLPIMIAENGIAYRSDPRRHYGRRDNLLRSDFLRSHIAVVKELKSKGWPLIGYFYWSLMDNYEWGSYAPRFGLYSRTREAVDFMGDN